A portion of the Tamandua tetradactyla isolate mTamTet1 chromosome 16, mTamTet1.pri, whole genome shotgun sequence genome contains these proteins:
- the NOL3 gene encoding nucleolar protein 3 isoform X1, with product MGNTQERPSETIDRERKRLVETLQADSGLLLDALLSRGVLSPPEYEALDALPDAERRMRRLLLVVQGKGEAACLELLRCAQRTAQAPDPAWDWQHVGPGYRERSYDPRCPGHWTPEAHDSGPAWPGLPRASDSDDVGGPEGREEVQSGIPENPELEQEAEAPEEAEPELEPQVDPEPEMEAEPEPELEPEPELEPEPNYEEAEESEGIPENRSTDWPLSAQAG from the exons ATGGGCAACACGCAGGAACGGCCGTCTGAGACGATCGACCGCGAGCGGAAACGCCTGGTAGAGACGCTGCAGGCGGACTCCGGGCTGCTGCTGGACGCGCTGCTGTCGCGGGGCGTGCTCAGCCCGCCCGAGTACGAGGCATTGGACGCGCTGCCTGATGCTGAACGCAGGATGCGCCGCCTGCTGCTGGTGGTGCAGGGAAAGGGCGAGGCGGCCTGCCTGGAGCTCCTGCGCTGTGCGCAACGAACCGCGCAGGCGCCTGACCCCGCCTGGGACTGGCAGCACGTGGGCCCCG GCTACCGGGAACGCAGCTACGACCCTCGGTGCCCGGGCCACTGGACGCCTGAGGCACACGACTCGGGACCTGCTTGGCCCGGGCTGCCTAGAGCTTCAGACAGCGACGATGTGGGGGGTCCTGAGGGCCGCGAGGAGGTACAATCCGGGATCCCCGAGAACCCCGAGCTAGAGCAGGAAGCCGAAGCCCCCGAAGAGGCTGAGCCGGAGCTGGAACCCCAAGTGGATCCGGAACCCGAGATGGAGGCAGAACCAGAGCCTGAACTGGAGCCAGAGCCTGAACTGGAGCCGGAGCCGAATTACGAGGAGGCGGAGGAGTCGGAAGGT ATTCCTGAAAATCGGAGCACTGACTGGCCCCTCTCCGCTCAAGCTGGATAG
- the EXOC3L1 gene encoding exocyst complex component 3-like protein isoform X2 has product MEPALLPGSSCPGPEWPEQEKAEQLARGAALKWASGIFYRPEQLTRLGQYRSREMQRTCSLEARIKSVMQSYLEGVQTGVGQLAQALESMQGAREALGQACGLLQSMAESAETLAPLQEQVAQHKQLKALSQLLPRLQAVPAAVTHTQSLIDAQQLLEAYVSLRELEQLREETWAHLGDLELPDLEGLGPLAEALGQAVEMVAGTAGQLAREDPALLVAAVRVAEVETRRTTALGQAPRNWRQRCLQALQDGLERVHFGTHLLPGPGALAEWLEALQVALPAELATAEALVAPCCPPHYKVVQLWAHTLHRGLRRSLQQVLAGPELGAADAFTLLHWALHVYLGPEMMGSLELGPEADVSQLEPLLSLEDVEWLETTFVAKVQASVAQWLQKALDGEVAKWGQEQEPDMDPSGFYYSPMPAIVLQILDENIRVTSLVSESLQRRVYSMALSELGAFLRSFSDALIRFSRDHLRGEAMAPHYVPYLLAALNHHSALSSSLPALQPDGVASGALAPLETALDELQRRIYRLVLEVLLVELQPLFAGLPSRQWLSSSDLLDSICERTALFCRDFWRVRCPTVQLLLAEAERTVVLQYLHALMQGRLVCRYSDERTQAAERLRQDAAQLQELFLGLGLQENAQCTPVLLALRELLNLRDPTLLSLEVAGLRQQFPDVSEDHISALLDLRGDVSREQRLAALSSLQAGPPPSPLAGRHALFSLVAAPTPAQSSCLPSGPCA; this is encoded by the exons ATGGAGCCTGCCCTTCTGCCTG GCTCTTCCTGCCCAGGGCCTGAGTGGCCAGAGCAGGAGAAGGCGGAGCAGCTGGCCCGGGGTGCCGCGCTCAAGTGGGCCTCCGGCATCTTCTACCGGCCCGAGCAGCTGACCAGGCTGGGCCAGTACCGTAGCCGCGAGATGCAACGCACCTGCTCCCTGGAAGCTCGCATCAAA TCAGTGATGCAGTCGTACCTGGAGGGCGTGCAGACTGGTGTGGGGCAGTTGGCACAGGCCCTTGAGTCCATGCAGGGAGCCCGTGAGGCCCTGGGCCAGGCCTGTGGGTTGCTCCAGAGCATGGCTGAGTCTGCAGAGACCCTAGCACCCTTGCAGGAGCAGGTGGCCCAACATAAACAACTGAAGGCCCTGTCTCAGCTGCTGCCCCGGCTGCAGGCAG TGCCTGCTGCAGTGACCCACACACAGTCCCTGATTGATGCCCAGCAACTCCTCGAGGCATATGTGAGCCTGCGGGAGCTGGAGCAGCTGAGAGAGGAGACCTGGGCACACCTAGGGGACCTGGAGTTGCCAGATCTTGAGGGGCTAGGCCCTCTGGCTGAGGCACTGGGCCAGGCTGTGGAGATGGTTGCAGGAACTGCAGGACAGCTGGCCCGGGAGGACCCTGCCCTGCTGGTGGCTGCTGTGCGCGTGGCTGAGGTGGAGACTAGACGCACAACTGCCTTGGGGCAGGCCCCCCGGAACTGGCGGCAGCGCTGTCTGCAGGCTCTACAGGACGGCCTGGAGCGGGTCCACTTTGGGACACATCTACTGCCTGGGCCAGGTGCCCTAGCAGAGTGGCTGGAGGCTCTGCAGGTGGCACTGCCAGCCGAGTTGGCCACAGCTGAGGCATTAGTAGCACCCTGCTGCCCACCGCACTACAAGGTGGTCCAGCTATGGGCTCATACCCTGCACAGAGGCCTGCGTCGCAGCCTGCAGCAGGTCCTTGCAGGGCCTGAGCTGGGTGCTGCTGACGCCTTCACCCTTCTGCATTGGGCCCTGCATGTGTACCTGGG GCCAGAAATGATGGGGAGTCTGGAGTTAGGGCCAGAGGCTGATGTGTCTCAGCTGGAGCCCCTACTGTCCCTGGAGGATGTGGAGTGGCTGGAGACAACGTTTGTGGCCAAAGTCCAG GCAAGTGTGGCCCAGTGGCTGCAGAAGGCACTGGATGGGGAGGTAGCCAAGTGGGGCCAGGAACAGGAGCCAGACATGGACCCATCCGGCTTCTACTACTCACCAATGCCAGCCATCGTGCTgcag ATCCTGGATGAGAACATTCGTGTGACCAGTCTGGTCAGTGAGTCACTGCAGCGGCGGGTATACAGCATGGCACTGTCAGAACTGGGTGCATTCCTGAGGAG CTTCAGTGATGCTCTGATTCGATTCTCCCGAGACCATCTCAGGGGTGAAGCAATGGCCCCTCACTACGTGCCCTACCTACTGGCTGCCCTCAACCACCATTCAGCACTCAG CTCCTCACTGCCGGCCCTGCAGCCCGACGGGGTGGCTTCAGGGGCCTTGGCACCTTTGGAAACCGCCCTGGACGAGTTGCAGAGGAGGATCTACCGCCTGGTGCTGGAGGTGCTGCTGGTGGAGCTCCAG cccctgttTGCGGGTCTGCCCTCGCGTCAGTGGCTGTCGAGCTCTGATCTACTGGACTCTATATGCGAGCGGACAGCGCTTTTCTGCCGGGATTTCTGGCGCGTGCGATGTCCTACCGTCCAG CTGCTGCTGGCCGAGGCCGAGCGCACCGTGGTGCTGCAGTATCTACACGCGCTAATGCAAGGCCGCCTAGTATGCCGCTACTCCGATGAGCGGACCCAGGCGGCCGAGCGCCTGCGACAAGATGCCGCCCAGCTTCAGGAGCTCTTCCTCGGTTTG GGCCTGCAGGAGAACGCGCAGTGCACACCGGTGCTGCTCGCTCTGCGGGAGCTGCTGAACCTCCGCGACCCCACGCTGCTCAGCCTGGAAGTGGCAGGCTTGCGGCAACAATTTCCCGACGTGAG CGAAGATCACATCTCCGCCCTCCTGGACCTACGCGGGGACGTGTCCCGAGAGCAGCGCCTGGCCGCCCTCAGCTCCCTGCAGGCCGGCCCGCCGCCCTCGCCCCTAGCTGGCCGCCACGCACTCTTCAGCCTCGTGGCCGCGCCTACGCCCGCGCAGTCCTCCTGCCTCCCGTCGGGGCCCTGTGCTTGA
- the EXOC3L1 gene encoding exocyst complex component 3-like protein isoform X1, whose protein sequence is MARSGLESPRPCEGGKGVRSSAAGLEETEPSSRPRPSAEEGELSAYASLLQLLQGPPWTLPRTKWSLPFCLSVMQSYLEGVQTGVGQLAQALESMQGAREALGQACGLLQSMAESAETLAPLQEQVAQHKQLKALSQLLPRLQAVPAAVTHTQSLIDAQQLLEAYVSLRELEQLREETWAHLGDLELPDLEGLGPLAEALGQAVEMVAGTAGQLAREDPALLVAAVRVAEVETRRTTALGQAPRNWRQRCLQALQDGLERVHFGTHLLPGPGALAEWLEALQVALPAELATAEALVAPCCPPHYKVVQLWAHTLHRGLRRSLQQVLAGPELGAADAFTLLHWALHVYLGPEMMGSLELGPEADVSQLEPLLSLEDVEWLETTFVAKVQASVAQWLQKALDGEVAKWGQEQEPDMDPSGFYYSPMPAIVLQILDENIRVTSLVSESLQRRVYSMALSELGAFLRSFSDALIRFSRDHLRGEAMAPHYVPYLLAALNHHSALSSSLPALQPDGVASGALAPLETALDELQRRIYRLVLEVLLVELQPLFAGLPSRQWLSSSDLLDSICERTALFCRDFWRVRCPTVQLLLAEAERTVVLQYLHALMQGRLVCRYSDERTQAAERLRQDAAQLQELFLGLGLQENAQCTPVLLALRELLNLRDPTLLSLEVAGLRQQFPDVSEDHISALLDLRGDVSREQRLAALSSLQAGPPPSPLAGRHALFSLVAAPTPAQSSCLPSGPCA, encoded by the exons ATGGCCAGGAGTGGGCTGGAGTCACCCAGACCCtgtgagggagggaagggagtgAGAAGCTCAGCTGCAGGACTGGAGGAGACAGAGCCATCATCAAGGCCAAGGCCGTCTGCAGAGGAGGGGGAACTGAGTGCCTATGCAAGCCTG CTCCAGCTCCTCCAGGGCCCGCCGTGGACTCTGCCAAGGACGAAATGGAGCCTGCCCTTCTGCCTG TCAGTGATGCAGTCGTACCTGGAGGGCGTGCAGACTGGTGTGGGGCAGTTGGCACAGGCCCTTGAGTCCATGCAGGGAGCCCGTGAGGCCCTGGGCCAGGCCTGTGGGTTGCTCCAGAGCATGGCTGAGTCTGCAGAGACCCTAGCACCCTTGCAGGAGCAGGTGGCCCAACATAAACAACTGAAGGCCCTGTCTCAGCTGCTGCCCCGGCTGCAGGCAG TGCCTGCTGCAGTGACCCACACACAGTCCCTGATTGATGCCCAGCAACTCCTCGAGGCATATGTGAGCCTGCGGGAGCTGGAGCAGCTGAGAGAGGAGACCTGGGCACACCTAGGGGACCTGGAGTTGCCAGATCTTGAGGGGCTAGGCCCTCTGGCTGAGGCACTGGGCCAGGCTGTGGAGATGGTTGCAGGAACTGCAGGACAGCTGGCCCGGGAGGACCCTGCCCTGCTGGTGGCTGCTGTGCGCGTGGCTGAGGTGGAGACTAGACGCACAACTGCCTTGGGGCAGGCCCCCCGGAACTGGCGGCAGCGCTGTCTGCAGGCTCTACAGGACGGCCTGGAGCGGGTCCACTTTGGGACACATCTACTGCCTGGGCCAGGTGCCCTAGCAGAGTGGCTGGAGGCTCTGCAGGTGGCACTGCCAGCCGAGTTGGCCACAGCTGAGGCATTAGTAGCACCCTGCTGCCCACCGCACTACAAGGTGGTCCAGCTATGGGCTCATACCCTGCACAGAGGCCTGCGTCGCAGCCTGCAGCAGGTCCTTGCAGGGCCTGAGCTGGGTGCTGCTGACGCCTTCACCCTTCTGCATTGGGCCCTGCATGTGTACCTGGG GCCAGAAATGATGGGGAGTCTGGAGTTAGGGCCAGAGGCTGATGTGTCTCAGCTGGAGCCCCTACTGTCCCTGGAGGATGTGGAGTGGCTGGAGACAACGTTTGTGGCCAAAGTCCAG GCAAGTGTGGCCCAGTGGCTGCAGAAGGCACTGGATGGGGAGGTAGCCAAGTGGGGCCAGGAACAGGAGCCAGACATGGACCCATCCGGCTTCTACTACTCACCAATGCCAGCCATCGTGCTgcag ATCCTGGATGAGAACATTCGTGTGACCAGTCTGGTCAGTGAGTCACTGCAGCGGCGGGTATACAGCATGGCACTGTCAGAACTGGGTGCATTCCTGAGGAG CTTCAGTGATGCTCTGATTCGATTCTCCCGAGACCATCTCAGGGGTGAAGCAATGGCCCCTCACTACGTGCCCTACCTACTGGCTGCCCTCAACCACCATTCAGCACTCAG CTCCTCACTGCCGGCCCTGCAGCCCGACGGGGTGGCTTCAGGGGCCTTGGCACCTTTGGAAACCGCCCTGGACGAGTTGCAGAGGAGGATCTACCGCCTGGTGCTGGAGGTGCTGCTGGTGGAGCTCCAG cccctgttTGCGGGTCTGCCCTCGCGTCAGTGGCTGTCGAGCTCTGATCTACTGGACTCTATATGCGAGCGGACAGCGCTTTTCTGCCGGGATTTCTGGCGCGTGCGATGTCCTACCGTCCAG CTGCTGCTGGCCGAGGCCGAGCGCACCGTGGTGCTGCAGTATCTACACGCGCTAATGCAAGGCCGCCTAGTATGCCGCTACTCCGATGAGCGGACCCAGGCGGCCGAGCGCCTGCGACAAGATGCCGCCCAGCTTCAGGAGCTCTTCCTCGGTTTG GGCCTGCAGGAGAACGCGCAGTGCACACCGGTGCTGCTCGCTCTGCGGGAGCTGCTGAACCTCCGCGACCCCACGCTGCTCAGCCTGGAAGTGGCAGGCTTGCGGCAACAATTTCCCGACGTGAG CGAAGATCACATCTCCGCCCTCCTGGACCTACGCGGGGACGTGTCCCGAGAGCAGCGCCTGGCCGCCCTCAGCTCCCTGCAGGCCGGCCCGCCGCCCTCGCCCCTAGCTGGCCGCCACGCACTCTTCAGCCTCGTGGCCGCGCCTACGCCCGCGCAGTCCTCCTGCCTCCCGTCGGGGCCCTGTGCTTGA
- the EXOC3L1 gene encoding exocyst complex component 3-like protein isoform X3, translating to MQSYLEGVQTGVGQLAQALESMQGAREALGQACGLLQSMAESAETLAPLQEQVAQHKQLKALSQLLPRLQAVPAAVTHTQSLIDAQQLLEAYVSLRELEQLREETWAHLGDLELPDLEGLGPLAEALGQAVEMVAGTAGQLAREDPALLVAAVRVAEVETRRTTALGQAPRNWRQRCLQALQDGLERVHFGTHLLPGPGALAEWLEALQVALPAELATAEALVAPCCPPHYKVVQLWAHTLHRGLRRSLQQVLAGPELGAADAFTLLHWALHVYLGPEMMGSLELGPEADVSQLEPLLSLEDVEWLETTFVAKVQASVAQWLQKALDGEVAKWGQEQEPDMDPSGFYYSPMPAIVLQILDENIRVTSLVSESLQRRVYSMALSELGAFLRSFSDALIRFSRDHLRGEAMAPHYVPYLLAALNHHSALSSSLPALQPDGVASGALAPLETALDELQRRIYRLVLEVLLVELQPLFAGLPSRQWLSSSDLLDSICERTALFCRDFWRVRCPTVQLLLAEAERTVVLQYLHALMQGRLVCRYSDERTQAAERLRQDAAQLQELFLGLGLQENAQCTPVLLALRELLNLRDPTLLSLEVAGLRQQFPDVSEDHISALLDLRGDVSREQRLAALSSLQAGPPPSPLAGRHALFSLVAAPTPAQSSCLPSGPCA from the exons ATGCAGTCGTACCTGGAGGGCGTGCAGACTGGTGTGGGGCAGTTGGCACAGGCCCTTGAGTCCATGCAGGGAGCCCGTGAGGCCCTGGGCCAGGCCTGTGGGTTGCTCCAGAGCATGGCTGAGTCTGCAGAGACCCTAGCACCCTTGCAGGAGCAGGTGGCCCAACATAAACAACTGAAGGCCCTGTCTCAGCTGCTGCCCCGGCTGCAGGCAG TGCCTGCTGCAGTGACCCACACACAGTCCCTGATTGATGCCCAGCAACTCCTCGAGGCATATGTGAGCCTGCGGGAGCTGGAGCAGCTGAGAGAGGAGACCTGGGCACACCTAGGGGACCTGGAGTTGCCAGATCTTGAGGGGCTAGGCCCTCTGGCTGAGGCACTGGGCCAGGCTGTGGAGATGGTTGCAGGAACTGCAGGACAGCTGGCCCGGGAGGACCCTGCCCTGCTGGTGGCTGCTGTGCGCGTGGCTGAGGTGGAGACTAGACGCACAACTGCCTTGGGGCAGGCCCCCCGGAACTGGCGGCAGCGCTGTCTGCAGGCTCTACAGGACGGCCTGGAGCGGGTCCACTTTGGGACACATCTACTGCCTGGGCCAGGTGCCCTAGCAGAGTGGCTGGAGGCTCTGCAGGTGGCACTGCCAGCCGAGTTGGCCACAGCTGAGGCATTAGTAGCACCCTGCTGCCCACCGCACTACAAGGTGGTCCAGCTATGGGCTCATACCCTGCACAGAGGCCTGCGTCGCAGCCTGCAGCAGGTCCTTGCAGGGCCTGAGCTGGGTGCTGCTGACGCCTTCACCCTTCTGCATTGGGCCCTGCATGTGTACCTGGG GCCAGAAATGATGGGGAGTCTGGAGTTAGGGCCAGAGGCTGATGTGTCTCAGCTGGAGCCCCTACTGTCCCTGGAGGATGTGGAGTGGCTGGAGACAACGTTTGTGGCCAAAGTCCAG GCAAGTGTGGCCCAGTGGCTGCAGAAGGCACTGGATGGGGAGGTAGCCAAGTGGGGCCAGGAACAGGAGCCAGACATGGACCCATCCGGCTTCTACTACTCACCAATGCCAGCCATCGTGCTgcag ATCCTGGATGAGAACATTCGTGTGACCAGTCTGGTCAGTGAGTCACTGCAGCGGCGGGTATACAGCATGGCACTGTCAGAACTGGGTGCATTCCTGAGGAG CTTCAGTGATGCTCTGATTCGATTCTCCCGAGACCATCTCAGGGGTGAAGCAATGGCCCCTCACTACGTGCCCTACCTACTGGCTGCCCTCAACCACCATTCAGCACTCAG CTCCTCACTGCCGGCCCTGCAGCCCGACGGGGTGGCTTCAGGGGCCTTGGCACCTTTGGAAACCGCCCTGGACGAGTTGCAGAGGAGGATCTACCGCCTGGTGCTGGAGGTGCTGCTGGTGGAGCTCCAG cccctgttTGCGGGTCTGCCCTCGCGTCAGTGGCTGTCGAGCTCTGATCTACTGGACTCTATATGCGAGCGGACAGCGCTTTTCTGCCGGGATTTCTGGCGCGTGCGATGTCCTACCGTCCAG CTGCTGCTGGCCGAGGCCGAGCGCACCGTGGTGCTGCAGTATCTACACGCGCTAATGCAAGGCCGCCTAGTATGCCGCTACTCCGATGAGCGGACCCAGGCGGCCGAGCGCCTGCGACAAGATGCCGCCCAGCTTCAGGAGCTCTTCCTCGGTTTG GGCCTGCAGGAGAACGCGCAGTGCACACCGGTGCTGCTCGCTCTGCGGGAGCTGCTGAACCTCCGCGACCCCACGCTGCTCAGCCTGGAAGTGGCAGGCTTGCGGCAACAATTTCCCGACGTGAG CGAAGATCACATCTCCGCCCTCCTGGACCTACGCGGGGACGTGTCCCGAGAGCAGCGCCTGGCCGCCCTCAGCTCCCTGCAGGCCGGCCCGCCGCCCTCGCCCCTAGCTGGCCGCCACGCACTCTTCAGCCTCGTGGCCGCGCCTACGCCCGCGCAGTCCTCCTGCCTCCCGTCGGGGCCCTGTGCTTGA
- the NOL3 gene encoding nucleolar protein 3 isoform X2 translates to MGNTQERPSETIDRERKRLVETLQADSGLLLDALLSRGVLSPPEYEALDALPDAERRMRRLLLVVQGKGEAACLELLRCAQRTAQAPDPAWDWQHVGPGYRERSYDPRCPGHWTPEAHDSGPAWPGLPRASDSDDVGGPEGREEVQSGIPENPELEQEAEAPEEAEPELEPQVDPEPEMEAEPEPELEPEPELEPEPNYEEAEESEDS, encoded by the exons ATGGGCAACACGCAGGAACGGCCGTCTGAGACGATCGACCGCGAGCGGAAACGCCTGGTAGAGACGCTGCAGGCGGACTCCGGGCTGCTGCTGGACGCGCTGCTGTCGCGGGGCGTGCTCAGCCCGCCCGAGTACGAGGCATTGGACGCGCTGCCTGATGCTGAACGCAGGATGCGCCGCCTGCTGCTGGTGGTGCAGGGAAAGGGCGAGGCGGCCTGCCTGGAGCTCCTGCGCTGTGCGCAACGAACCGCGCAGGCGCCTGACCCCGCCTGGGACTGGCAGCACGTGGGCCCCG GCTACCGGGAACGCAGCTACGACCCTCGGTGCCCGGGCCACTGGACGCCTGAGGCACACGACTCGGGACCTGCTTGGCCCGGGCTGCCTAGAGCTTCAGACAGCGACGATGTGGGGGGTCCTGAGGGCCGCGAGGAGGTACAATCCGGGATCCCCGAGAACCCCGAGCTAGAGCAGGAAGCCGAAGCCCCCGAAGAGGCTGAGCCGGAGCTGGAACCCCAAGTGGATCCGGAACCCGAGATGGAGGCAGAACCAGAGCCTGAACTGGAGCCAGAGCCTGAACTGGAGCCGGAGCCGAATTACGAGGAGGCGGAGGAGTCGGAAG ATTCCTGA
- the MATCAP1 gene encoding microtubule-associated tyrosine carboxypeptidase 1, translated as MVLDSETQVFERAPPSPPASPLSLRNSLKHSDRDGPPLYPWPRSLALPLALSVSSAVQHRPELQPLSELRLGYRGHMRRSESTCAVNSTGLLGGSTQGQALPGRRRNLGRATLRSAASLPHIAKTQREAGRGASRSPCMLVALRPTNMEHERDKFFQSHYTYNPQFEYQEPMPTAVLEKYREASGQFIHQAVGIIEAVLEKFGTYERFEAATGGQLLTKCQIWSIVRKYMQKEGCVGEVVVQLSEDLLSQAVMMVENSRPTLAINLTGARQYWLEGMLRHEIGTHYLRGVNNAQQPWHSAEGRQQYGLRPANPTEEGLASLHSVLFRKQPFLWRAALLYYTIHRAARMSFHQLFQDLARYVQDADVRWEYCVRAKRGQGDTSQPGCFSKDQVYLDGILRILRHRQTIDFPLLTSLGKVSYEDVEHLRPHGVLNKTRVPHFMQDLARYRQQLEHIMATNRLDEAELGRLLPD; from the exons ATGGTGCTGGACTCAGAGACCCAAGTGTTTGAGCGGGCACCCCCCAGCCCACCTGCCAGTCCCCTGTCCCTGCGCAACAGCTTGAAGCATTCAGACCGAGATGGGCCACCGCTGTACCCCTGGCCTCGGTCCCTGGCCTTGCCCCTGGCTCTGTCAGTCTCCTCAGCCGTGCAGCACCGGCCTGAGCTGCAGCCTCTCTCAGAGCTGCGTTTGGGCTACCGTGGCCACATGCGTCGCAGTGAGAGCACCTGTGCTGTGAACAGTACTGGCCTGCTGGGGGGCAGCACCCAGGGACAGGCCCTACCTGGACGGAGACGGAACCTAGGTAGGGCCACCCTGCGGTCTGCAGCCTCCCTGCCTCACATTGCTAAGACCCAAAGGGAGGCAGGCCGTGGTGCCAGCAGGAGCCCCTGCATGCTGGTGGCTCTGCGGCCAACCAACATGGAACATGAGCGGGACAAGTTCTTCCAGTCTCATTACACCTACAACCCGCAGTTCGAGTACCAGGAGCCCATGCCTACGGCTGTGCTGGAGAAATATCGCGAGGCCTCTGGGCAGTTCATCCATCAG GCTGTTGGCATCATTGAAGCTGTCCTGGAGAAGTTTGGCACCTACGAACGCTTTGAAGCTGCCACAGGGGGCCAGCTGCTGACCAAGTGCCAGATCTGGTCCATTGTGCGCAAATACATGCAGAAGGAGGGCTGTGTGGGGGAG GTTGTGGTGCAGCTGAGTGAGGACCTGCTGTCCCAGGCAGTGATGATGGTGGAAAACAGTCGACCTACACTGGCCATCAACCTGACCGGAGCCCGCCAATATTGGTTGGAGGGCATGCTGCGGCATGAGATAG GCACCCACTACCTGCGGGGCGTGAACAACGCGCAGCAGCCATGGCACAGCGCCGAGGGCCGGCAGCAGTACGGGCTGCGGCCAGCCAACCCCACGGAGGAGGGTCTGGCCAGCCTGCACAGCGTGCTCTTCCGCAAGCAGCCCTTCCTGTGGCGCGCCGCCCTGCTCTACTACACCATCCACCGAGCCGCGCGCATGTCCTTCCACCAGCTCTTCCAGGACCTGGCGCGCTACGTGCAGGACGCCGACGTGCGCTGGGAGTACTGTGTGCGCGCCAAGCGCGGCCAGGGCGACACCTCGCAACCAG GCTGCTTCAGTAAGGACCAGGTGTACCTGGACGGCATCCTGCGCATTCTGCGGCACCGCCAGACCATCGATTTCCCGCTGCTGACCTCGCTGGGCAAG GTATCCTATGAGGATGTGGAGCACCTGCGACCCCATGGGGTGCTAAACAAGACCCGGGTGCCCCACTTCATGCAGGACCTGGCACGTTATCGGCAGCAGCTGGAGCACATCATGGCCACCAACCGGCTGGATGAGGCAGAGCTGGGCCGCCTGCTGCCTGACTGA